The following coding sequences lie in one Manis pentadactyla isolate mManPen7 chromosome 19, mManPen7.hap1, whole genome shotgun sequence genomic window:
- the KCTD3 gene encoding BTB/POZ domain-containing protein KCTD3 isoform X3, which translates to MWIPDSFFSSLLSGRISTLRDETGAIFIDRDPAAFAPILNFLRTKELDLRGVSINVLRHEAEFYGITPLVRRLLLCEELERSSCGSVLFHGYLPPPGIPSRKINNATRSSTDSRNGLNSTEGEARGNGTQPILSGTGEETVKLGFPVDPRKVLIVAGHHNWIVAAYAHFAVCYRIKESSGWQQVFTSPYLDWTIERVALNAKVVGGPHGDKDKMVAVASESSIILWSVQDGGSGSEIGVFSLGVPVDALFFIGNQLVATSHTGKVGVWNAVTQHWQVQDVVPITSYDTAGSFLLLGCNNGSIYYIDMQKFPLRMKDNDLLVTELYHDPSNDAITALSVYLTPKTSVSGNWIEIAYGTSSGAVRVIVQHPETVGSGPQLFQTFTVHRSPVTKIMLSEKHLVSVCADNNHVRTWTVTRFRGMISTQPGSTPLASFKILSLEETESHGSYSSGNDIGPFGERDDQQVFIQKVVPITNKLFVRLSSTGKRICEIQAVDCTTISSFTVRECEGSSRMGSRPRRYLFTGHTNGSIQMWDLTTAMDMVNKSEDKDVGGPTEEELLKLLDQCDLSTSRCATPNISPAPSVLQQSRLRESNSSLQLQHHDTIHEAATYGSMRPYRESPLLARARRTESFHSYRDFQTINLNRNVERAVPENGSLGPIQAEVKRGTAECNVSEKKSPGPEIKSFRESDSGLDVHKVAEGFIESKKKSSEDENDSKVELRKKGGLEGGGFLGRRKVPYLASSPSTSDGGTDSPGTASPSPTKTTPSPRHKKGDFSGQEYSL; encoded by the exons aGGAGTGAGTATTAATGTTCTCAGGCATGAAGCCGAATTTTATGGGATCACTCCATTAG TACGAAGGCTTCTCTTATGTGAAGAACTGGAGCGGTCATCTTGTGGCAGTGTGCTTTTTCATGGCTACTTGCCTCCACCAG GTATTCCTAGTCGAAAAATAAACAACGCAACTAGATCCTCTACTGATTCTAGGAATGGACTAAATTCTACAGAGGGTGAAGCTCGAGGAAATGGTACCCAGCCCATTCTCTCTGGAACTGGAGAAGAGACTGTTAAGTTAG gatttcccgTGGATCCACGGAAGGTGCTGATAGTAGCTGGCCATCACAACTGGATTGTAGCTGcatatgcccattttgctgtatgtTACAG AATCAAAGAATCTTCAGGATGGCAACAAGTGTTCACAAGCCCGTACTTAGACTGGACTATTGAACGAGTAGCTTTGAATGCAAAAGTGGTCGGAGGGCCACATGGGGACAAGGACAAAATGGTTGCTGTTGCCTCGGAGAGTAGCATCATCTTATGGAGTGTCCAAGATGGAGGAAGTGGAAGTGAAATTG gAGTGTTCAGCCTTGGCGTTCCTGTAGATGCTCTCTTCTTTATTGGTAACCAGTTGGTGGCCACGAGTCACACAGGGAAAGTGGGAGTGTGGAATGCCGTCACTCAGCACTGGCAG GTTCAAGATGTTGTTCCTATAACTAGTTATGACACTGCTGGGTCATTCCTGCTACTGGGATGTAATAATGGATCAATATACTACATAG atatgcAGAAGTTCCCTTTGAGAATGAAGGATAATGATCTTCTTGTAACTGAACTTTACCATGATCCTTCAAATGATGCTATTACTGCTCTGAGTGTTTACCTCACACCCAAAACAA GTGTCAGTGGTAACTGGATTGAGATTGCCTATGGTACGAGCTCTGGAGCAGTACGAGTAATTGTACAGCACCCAGAGACAGTTGGGTCAGGCCCTCAGCTTTTCCAGACTTTCACGGTTCACCGAAGTCCTGTTACAAAAATCATGCTATCAGAGAAGCATCTTGTATCAG TCTGTGCAGATAATAATCATGTCCGGACATGGACAGTAACACGATTCAGAGGAATGATCTCTACTCAGCCAGGTTCTACTCCTTTAGCATCATTCAAGATACTGTCTCTGGAGGAAACAGAAAGTCATGGAAGCTATTCCTCTGGAAATGACATAG GGCCTTTTGGAGAACGAGATGATCAACAGGTATTTATCCAGAAAGTTGTTCCCATCACAAACAAACTGTTTGTAAGACTCTCATCTACTGGGAAAAG AATCTGTGAGATCCAGGCTGTTGACTGTACTACAATATCCTCATTTACAGTCAGAGAATGTGAGGGATCCAGTAGAATGGGCTCAAGGCCAAGGCGCTACTTGTTCACAGGCCACACTAACGGCAGCATCCAAATGTGGGATCTGACCACCGCTATGGATATGGTTAACAAAAGTGAAGATAAGG ATGTAGGTGGTCCGACTGAAGAAGAGCTACTCAAATTACTGGATCAGTGCGATTTGAGCACATCTCGCTGTGCTACCCCGAACATCAGTCCCGCCCCGTCAGTGCTTCAGCAGAGCCGTCTGCGTGAGTCAAACTCTAG CCTTCAGCTCCAGCACCATGATACCATCCATGAAGCTGCTACTTACGGTTCCATGAGGCCTTACAGAGAGAGTCCTTTGTTAGCAAGAGCAAGAAGGACTGAGAGCTTTCACAGTTACAGGGACTTCCAGACTATTAATTTAAACAGAAATGTAGAGAGAGCTGTCCCTGAAAATGGTAGCTTGGGTCCAATACAAGCTGAAGTAAAGCGGGGAACAGCGGAATGTAATGTGTCTGAGAAAAAGTCTCCTGGCCCAGAAATAAAAAGTTTCAGAGAATCAGATAGTGGATTGGATGTGCATAAAGTAGCTGAAGGTTTTATAGAATCCAAGAAAAAGTCATCAGAAGATGAAAATGACAGTAAAGTGGAattaaggaagaaaggaggaCTTGAAGGAGGAGGATTCCTTGGAAGAAGGAAAGTTCCCTACCTGGCGTCATCACCAAGTACGTCTGACGGAGGGACCGACTCGCCTGGTACTGCATCCCCGTCTCCTACAAAGACCACTCCATCTCCTCGGCATAAAAAAGGTGATTTTTCAGGTCAAGAGTACAGCTTGTGA
- the KCTD3 gene encoding BTB/POZ domain-containing protein KCTD3 isoform X4, with the protein MVAVASESSIILWSVQDGGSGSEIGVFSLGVPVDALFFIGNQLVATSHTGKVGVWNAVTQHWQVQDVVPITSYDTAGSFLLLGCNNGSIYYIDMQKFPLRMKDNDLLVTELYHDPSNDAITALSVYLTPKTSVSGNWIEIAYGTSSGAVRVIVQHPETVGSGPQLFQTFTVHRSPVTKIMLSEKHLVSVCADNNHVRTWTVTRFRGMISTQPGSTPLASFKILSLEETESHGSYSSGNDIGPFGERDDQQVFIQKVVPITNKLFVRLSSTGKRICEIQAVDCTTISSFTVRECEGSSRMGSRPRRYLFTGHTNGSIQMWDLTTAMDMVNKSEDKDVGGPTEEELLKLLDQCDLSTSRCATPNISPAPSVLQQSRLRESNSSLQLQHHDTIHEAATYGSMRPYRESPLLARARRTESFHSYRDFQTINLNRNVERAVPENGSLGPIQAEVKRGTAECNVSEKKSPGPEIKSFRESDSGLDVHKVAEGFIESKKKSSEDENDSKVELRKKGGLEGGGFLGRRKVPYLASSPSTSDGGTDSPGTASPSPTKTTPSPRHKKGDFSGQEYSL; encoded by the exons ATGGTTGCTGTTGCCTCGGAGAGTAGCATCATCTTATGGAGTGTCCAAGATGGAGGAAGTGGAAGTGAAATTG gAGTGTTCAGCCTTGGCGTTCCTGTAGATGCTCTCTTCTTTATTGGTAACCAGTTGGTGGCCACGAGTCACACAGGGAAAGTGGGAGTGTGGAATGCCGTCACTCAGCACTGGCAG GTTCAAGATGTTGTTCCTATAACTAGTTATGACACTGCTGGGTCATTCCTGCTACTGGGATGTAATAATGGATCAATATACTACATAG atatgcAGAAGTTCCCTTTGAGAATGAAGGATAATGATCTTCTTGTAACTGAACTTTACCATGATCCTTCAAATGATGCTATTACTGCTCTGAGTGTTTACCTCACACCCAAAACAA GTGTCAGTGGTAACTGGATTGAGATTGCCTATGGTACGAGCTCTGGAGCAGTACGAGTAATTGTACAGCACCCAGAGACAGTTGGGTCAGGCCCTCAGCTTTTCCAGACTTTCACGGTTCACCGAAGTCCTGTTACAAAAATCATGCTATCAGAGAAGCATCTTGTATCAG TCTGTGCAGATAATAATCATGTCCGGACATGGACAGTAACACGATTCAGAGGAATGATCTCTACTCAGCCAGGTTCTACTCCTTTAGCATCATTCAAGATACTGTCTCTGGAGGAAACAGAAAGTCATGGAAGCTATTCCTCTGGAAATGACATAG GGCCTTTTGGAGAACGAGATGATCAACAGGTATTTATCCAGAAAGTTGTTCCCATCACAAACAAACTGTTTGTAAGACTCTCATCTACTGGGAAAAG AATCTGTGAGATCCAGGCTGTTGACTGTACTACAATATCCTCATTTACAGTCAGAGAATGTGAGGGATCCAGTAGAATGGGCTCAAGGCCAAGGCGCTACTTGTTCACAGGCCACACTAACGGCAGCATCCAAATGTGGGATCTGACCACCGCTATGGATATGGTTAACAAAAGTGAAGATAAGG ATGTAGGTGGTCCGACTGAAGAAGAGCTACTCAAATTACTGGATCAGTGCGATTTGAGCACATCTCGCTGTGCTACCCCGAACATCAGTCCCGCCCCGTCAGTGCTTCAGCAGAGCCGTCTGCGTGAGTCAAACTCTAG CCTTCAGCTCCAGCACCATGATACCATCCATGAAGCTGCTACTTACGGTTCCATGAGGCCTTACAGAGAGAGTCCTTTGTTAGCAAGAGCAAGAAGGACTGAGAGCTTTCACAGTTACAGGGACTTCCAGACTATTAATTTAAACAGAAATGTAGAGAGAGCTGTCCCTGAAAATGGTAGCTTGGGTCCAATACAAGCTGAAGTAAAGCGGGGAACAGCGGAATGTAATGTGTCTGAGAAAAAGTCTCCTGGCCCAGAAATAAAAAGTTTCAGAGAATCAGATAGTGGATTGGATGTGCATAAAGTAGCTGAAGGTTTTATAGAATCCAAGAAAAAGTCATCAGAAGATGAAAATGACAGTAAAGTGGAattaaggaagaaaggaggaCTTGAAGGAGGAGGATTCCTTGGAAGAAGGAAAGTTCCCTACCTGGCGTCATCACCAAGTACGTCTGACGGAGGGACCGACTCGCCTGGTACTGCATCCCCGTCTCCTACAAAGACCACTCCATCTCCTCGGCATAAAAAAGGTGATTTTTCAGGTCAAGAGTACAGCTTGTGA